The Acetivibrio cellulolyticus CD2 genome has a segment encoding these proteins:
- the purM gene encoding phosphoribosylformylglycinamidine cyclo-ligase: protein MSSYKDAGVDVEAGYEGVKLMKKDVQRTFRPEVLTDIGGFGGLFALNKDKYQEPVLVSGTDGVGTKLKIAFMMDKHDTIGIDCVAMCVNDIACSGAEPLFFLDYIALGKNKPEKVAEIVKGVADGCVMAGCSLIGGETAEMPGFYPDEDYDVAGFAVGIVDKSKVINGKRIKAGDKLIGISSSGIHSNGYSLVRKVLAPSKEKLSQEVKALGTTLGEELIKPTKIYVKTILDLKDKFDIKGICHITGGGFYENMPRMLPEGLGIKIFKGSWPILPIFNLLQSLGNVSDKDMFNTFNMGVGLAMAVDSQIANEVVNYLNREKEEAYIIGEIVSGKSEVEIC, encoded by the coding sequence ATGAGTAGTTATAAAGATGCCGGCGTTGATGTTGAAGCTGGATATGAAGGCGTTAAACTGATGAAGAAAGATGTTCAAAGGACGTTCAGACCTGAGGTGCTCACTGATATAGGTGGCTTTGGGGGTCTTTTTGCACTAAATAAGGACAAGTATCAGGAACCGGTTTTAGTATCGGGAACAGATGGTGTTGGTACAAAACTAAAAATTGCATTTATGATGGATAAGCACGATACAATTGGAATTGACTGCGTTGCTATGTGTGTAAACGATATTGCTTGCAGCGGAGCCGAACCGTTATTTTTCCTGGACTATATTGCTCTTGGCAAGAACAAGCCTGAAAAGGTAGCTGAGATTGTAAAGGGTGTAGCTGACGGATGTGTTATGGCAGGTTGTTCACTAATTGGAGGGGAAACAGCGGAAATGCCGGGCTTCTACCCTGATGAAGATTATGATGTAGCAGGATTTGCAGTAGGTATAGTTGATAAAAGCAAGGTAATTAACGGAAAAAGAATTAAAGCAGGAGATAAACTTATAGGTATTTCGTCTTCAGGAATACACAGCAACGGCTATTCTCTTGTAAGAAAGGTTTTAGCTCCAAGCAAGGAAAAATTATCACAAGAGGTTAAAGCATTAGGAACTACACTTGGGGAAGAGCTTATAAAGCCAACAAAGATATATGTAAAGACTATATTGGACTTGAAAGATAAATTTGATATAAAAGGAATATGTCACATCACAGGCGGGGGCTTCTATGAAAATATGCCTAGAATGCTTCCTGAAGGATTGGGAATTAAGATATTCAAAGGAAGCTGGCCTATCCTTCCTATATTCAATTTGCTACAGAGTCTTGGGAATGTAAGCGATAAGGATATGTTCAATACATTTAACATGGGTGTAGGTCTTGCTATGGCTGTAGACAGCCAAATTGCAAACGAAGTAGTAAACTACTTGAACAGAGAAAAAGAAGAAGCCTATATAATCGGAGAGATAGTAAGCGGAAAGTCTGAGGTAGAAATATGCTGA
- the purN gene encoding phosphoribosylglycinamide formyltransferase: MLKIGVLVSGGGTNLQAIIDKLENGYLSNCSIVTVVSSKPDTYALERARKHDIEGVCIARKSFPSIEEYDLALISHLESHGVELVVMAGFLSILGETFIKRYEGRIINVHPALIPSFCGKGYYGLTPHVKALEYGVKVTGATVHFVELEADAGPIILQKAVCIKEDDTPETLQKRVMEEAEWDILPKAIKLISENKVFIEGRRVKILD; this comes from the coding sequence ATGCTGAAAATAGGCGTACTCGTATCGGGTGGGGGCACAAACCTCCAGGCAATTATTGATAAGTTGGAAAACGGCTATTTGAGCAATTGCTCCATTGTTACGGTGGTATCCAGCAAACCTGATACTTACGCACTGGAAAGGGCACGTAAGCACGATATTGAAGGAGTGTGCATAGCAAGAAAGAGTTTCCCTTCGATAGAGGAATATGACCTTGCCTTAATTTCTCACCTTGAGAGCCATGGTGTAGAGCTTGTAGTAATGGCAGGATTCCTTTCCATACTTGGTGAAACGTTTATAAAGAGGTATGAGGGCAGGATAATCAATGTGCATCCTGCACTCATACCATCGTTTTGCGGTAAAGGGTATTATGGATTGACACCTCATGTTAAAGCACTTGAGTATGGTGTAAAGGTGACAGGTGCAACAGTACATTTTGTGGAACTTGAGGCTGATGCAGGACCAATTATCCTGCAGAAAGCAGTTTGTATAAAAGAGGATGATACCCCAGAAACTCTACAGAAAAGAGTGATGGAGGAAGCAGAGTGGGACATACTTCCAAAGGCTATAAAGCTGATTTCTGAAAACAAGGTATTTATTGAAGGCAGAAGAGTCAAAATTTTAGATTAA
- the purH gene encoding bifunctional phosphoribosylaminoimidazolecarboxamide formyltransferase/IMP cyclohydrolase has translation MIKRALISVSDKTGIVDLAKELSSIGVEIISTGGTHKALSDAGINVINISDVTGFPECLDGRVKTLHPKVHGGLLAMRSNPEHMKQIKELGIDPIDMVIINLYPFKQTILKGHVELEEAIENIDIGGPTMLRAAAKNYQDVVVIVDPQDYQMVIDELKSSKEISVKTKFKLASKVFEHTSHYDTLIAKYLRDKVGEEEFPQTLSLTFEKVQDMRYGENPHQKAVFYKEIGANIGCISSAKQLHGKEMSYNNINDANGALDLLKEFDEPSVVAVKHANPCGVASADNIYDAYVKTYEADPVSIFGGIIAANREIDEKTAQEINKIFVEIVIAPSYTEEALKILTQKKNIRVLQLDNISAKLPAGTYDMKKVAGGLLVQSYNNELLNVDELQFVTDKKPTKEELESLIFAMKVVKHTKSNGITLAKGKQSLGVGPGQTNRIMAAKIAIEYAGERAKGAVMASDAFFPFPDCVEAAAAAGITAIIHPGGSVNDQQSIDACNKYGIAMVMSGKRHFKH, from the coding sequence ATGATTAAGCGTGCGTTGATAAGTGTATCTGACAAAACCGGAATTGTTGATCTTGCAAAAGAACTTTCAAGTATAGGAGTGGAGATTATATCCACTGGTGGAACCCATAAAGCATTGAGCGATGCAGGTATAAATGTTATAAACATCTCTGATGTTACGGGTTTCCCTGAGTGCCTTGATGGAAGAGTAAAGACTCTCCACCCAAAGGTTCATGGCGGACTTCTTGCAATGAGAAGTAATCCTGAACATATGAAACAGATAAAAGAGCTTGGAATAGACCCTATAGATATGGTTATTATAAACCTTTATCCATTTAAACAAACTATTCTAAAAGGACATGTTGAATTGGAAGAAGCTATCGAAAATATCGATATAGGTGGACCTACAATGCTTCGTGCAGCAGCAAAGAACTATCAGGATGTAGTTGTAATTGTTGATCCTCAAGATTACCAGATGGTTATAGATGAACTTAAGTCATCAAAAGAGATTTCTGTAAAGACTAAATTCAAGCTTGCATCAAAGGTATTCGAGCACACAAGCCACTATGATACATTGATTGCAAAGTACTTGAGGGATAAGGTTGGAGAAGAGGAATTCCCACAAACTTTATCACTTACTTTTGAAAAGGTTCAGGATATGAGATATGGAGAAAATCCTCATCAGAAGGCTGTTTTCTACAAAGAAATAGGTGCAAATATCGGATGTATATCTTCAGCAAAACAGCTTCATGGTAAAGAAATGTCCTATAATAATATCAATGATGCCAATGGAGCTCTTGACCTTTTGAAGGAATTTGACGAGCCCTCAGTTGTAGCAGTTAAGCACGCAAATCCATGCGGAGTTGCAAGTGCCGATAATATTTATGACGCTTATGTAAAAACTTATGAAGCGGATCCCGTATCAATATTTGGTGGAATCATTGCTGCAAACAGAGAAATTGATGAAAAAACAGCACAGGAAATCAACAAGATATTCGTTGAAATTGTTATTGCGCCTTCTTATACAGAAGAAGCGCTGAAGATTCTTACTCAGAAGAAGAACATCAGAGTACTGCAGTTAGACAATATTTCAGCAAAACTCCCAGCCGGTACATACGATATGAAAAAGGTTGCAGGCGGTTTGTTGGTTCAAAGCTATAATAACGAGCTTTTGAATGTTGATGAGCTACAATTTGTTACTGATAAGAAGCCTACGAAGGAAGAGTTGGAAAGCCTTATTTTTGCGATGAAGGTAGTAAAACATACCAAGTCCAATGGCATAACTCTTGCAAAAGGCAAACAGTCTTTAGGAGTTGGCCCTGGCCAAACTAACAGAATAATGGCTGCAAAGATTGCAATCGAATATGCTGGAGAGCGTGCTAAAGGTGCTGTTATGGCTTCCGACGCATTTTTCCCATTCCCTGATTGTGTAGAAGCAGCTGCAGCAGCAGGCATTACTGCAATAATTCATCCAGGCGGATCTGTGAATGACCAGCAATCTATAGATGCCTGCAATAAGTATGGTATAGCTATGGTAATGTCAGGAAAGAGACACTTTAAGCACTAA
- the purD gene encoding phosphoribosylamine--glycine ligase — protein sequence MKVLVVGSGGREHTLVWKIAQNKQVKELYCAPGNGGISAIANCVPVKAMDIDGMVSFAKEKSIDMVVVAPDDPLAAGMVDALEKEGIRAFGPRKNAAIIEGSKAFAKDLMKKYNIPTAKYEVFDKSSDALEYLKTQKFPTVIKADGLALGKGVIIAQNIEEANEAVVNIMEDKAFGEAGNKVVIEEFMVGPEVSVLAFTDGKTVKPMVSSQDHKRALDNDQGLNTGGMGTFSPSRIYTKEMADYCMEKIFKPTVDAMNKEDRKFKGILYFGIMVTSEGPKVLEYNARFGDPETQVVIPRLKTDLIEIFNAIIDEKLDEVNIEWEDNAAVCVIMASGGYPQKYQTGYEITGLDEAQKDSSTVVFHAGTKFEDGKYYTAGGRVLGVTAVESNLDLAIKKAYEGVAKVSFKDMHYRKDIGIK from the coding sequence ATGAAGGTTTTGGTTGTAGGCAGCGGTGGACGTGAACATACGCTTGTATGGAAAATAGCTCAGAACAAGCAGGTAAAGGAACTTTATTGTGCACCTGGAAATGGTGGAATATCAGCTATTGCAAATTGTGTGCCTGTAAAGGCTATGGATATAGATGGAATGGTAAGCTTTGCAAAGGAAAAGAGTATAGATATGGTTGTTGTTGCACCCGATGATCCGCTTGCAGCAGGTATGGTGGATGCCCTTGAAAAAGAGGGAATCAGGGCATTTGGACCAAGGAAAAATGCTGCCATAATAGAAGGCAGCAAAGCTTTTGCTAAAGATCTTATGAAGAAATATAACATTCCTACAGCAAAGTATGAAGTCTTTGATAAAAGCAGTGATGCATTGGAATACTTGAAAACTCAGAAATTCCCTACAGTTATAAAAGCGGATGGATTAGCTTTGGGTAAAGGTGTTATAATTGCTCAGAATATTGAAGAAGCGAATGAAGCAGTTGTTAATATCATGGAGGATAAGGCATTTGGAGAAGCAGGAAACAAGGTTGTAATAGAGGAATTCATGGTAGGACCTGAAGTTTCTGTACTTGCTTTTACTGATGGTAAAACGGTTAAGCCAATGGTGAGTTCACAGGATCACAAGAGGGCACTAGATAATGACCAGGGTCTTAATACCGGAGGTATGGGTACTTTCTCGCCAAGCAGAATCTATACCAAAGAAATGGCAGATTACTGTATGGAGAAAATATTCAAACCGACAGTGGATGCAATGAATAAAGAGGACAGAAAGTTTAAGGGAATATTGTATTTCGGAATTATGGTAACCAGTGAAGGACCGAAGGTTCTTGAGTACAATGCAAGATTTGGAGATCCTGAAACTCAGGTTGTAATTCCAAGGCTAAAGACTGACCTAATCGAAATTTTCAATGCCATAATAGATGAAAAGCTTGATGAAGTTAATATAGAGTGGGAAGATAATGCTGCTGTGTGTGTTATTATGGCATCGGGCGGATACCCTCAGAAGTATCAGACAGGCTATGAAATAACAGGCCTTGATGAAGCACAAAAAGATTCAAGCACAGTTGTATTCCATGCCGGCACAAAATTTGAGGATGGAAAGTACTATACTGCAGGCGGCAGAGTTTTAGGAGTTACCGCTGTAGAGAGCAACCTTGATCTGGCAATCAAAAAGGCTTATGAAGGTGTTGCAAAGGTAAGTTTTAAAGATATGCACTACAGAAAAGATATAGGCATTAAGTAA
- a CDS encoding glycoside hydrolase family 3 C-terminal domain-containing protein, with amino-acid sequence MDKSIKEIISKMTVEEKASLCSGLDFWNTKAVKRLGIPSIMMTDGPHGLRKQDESVEELFDINNSIPATCFPTASGLACSWDRKLVERVGIALGEECQAEGVYILLGPGANIKRSPLCGRNFEYFSEDPYLSTEIAASHIRGVQSQGVGASLKHFCANNQEHRRMTIDVVIDERTLREIYFASFEGAVKQSKPWTVMCSYNRINGEFGSQNKYTLTDVLRNEWGHDGFVVSDWGAVNDRVAGLEAGLELEMPSSGGERDKEIVDAVKNGRLSEEILDKAVERLLGITFRAVDNKKANATFDKKIHHELAREAARESMVLLKNENSILPIKREGTIALIGAFAKEPRYQGSGSSHVRPIMLESAYDGIIKSVGQKAEINYSQGYESENDVVDEKLINEAKEVAIKSDVAVVFVGLTEEYESEGYDRTHLRIPENHIKLIEAVAEVQSKTIVVLSNGSPIEMPWINKVKAVLETYLSGQATGDAVADVLFGDFSPCGKLAETFPVELSHNPSYLNFPGEGDRVEYREGLFVGYRYYDAKNIKPLFPFGFGLSYTNFEYTDIKLSKNEIFDTDVLNVSVRVKNTGKVRGKEIVQLYVRDVEKSVVRPDKELKGFEKVELDAGEEKTVTFALNKRAFAYYNTEIKDWYVETGDFEILIGKSSQEIVLKGLVRVNSTIKINRKYDINSTVGDIIGDPDGLIKANGVMYEYLKKFGMEKGLKETKKSTVTEMVKYTPLRALPGFSRGEITKDMVDELIKVLGNS; translated from the coding sequence ATGGATAAGAGTATTAAGGAAATTATTAGCAAAATGACTGTTGAAGAAAAAGCCAGTTTATGTTCCGGGTTGGATTTTTGGAATACTAAGGCTGTAAAAAGGCTCGGAATACCTTCAATTATGATGACTGATGGCCCTCATGGATTAAGGAAGCAAGATGAGAGTGTAGAAGAGTTATTTGACATTAATAATAGTATTCCGGCCACATGCTTTCCTACTGCGTCTGGATTAGCCTGTTCATGGGACAGAAAACTTGTAGAAAGGGTTGGAATAGCATTAGGGGAAGAGTGCCAGGCGGAAGGTGTTTATATACTTCTAGGACCCGGGGCTAATATAAAGCGTTCACCCCTATGCGGAAGAAATTTTGAGTACTTTTCTGAAGACCCTTACCTTTCAACTGAAATAGCTGCCAGCCACATCAGGGGAGTGCAAAGCCAGGGGGTTGGTGCATCATTAAAGCATTTCTGTGCCAATAATCAGGAGCATAGAAGAATGACTATTGATGTGGTTATTGATGAAAGGACACTGCGGGAGATTTATTTTGCAAGCTTCGAAGGTGCTGTAAAGCAGTCAAAGCCGTGGACTGTTATGTGTTCTTATAACAGGATCAACGGCGAATTTGGCTCTCAAAATAAGTATACGCTTACCGATGTTTTGAGAAATGAATGGGGGCATGATGGTTTTGTAGTATCGGATTGGGGAGCAGTTAATGATAGGGTAGCTGGACTTGAAGCCGGTCTGGAGTTGGAGATGCCTTCAAGTGGTGGAGAGAGAGATAAGGAAATAGTAGATGCTGTTAAAAACGGCAGATTGTCCGAAGAAATTCTTGATAAGGCGGTAGAAAGATTATTGGGAATAACCTTCAGGGCTGTTGATAATAAAAAGGCAAATGCCACTTTTGATAAGAAAATTCATCACGAATTGGCAAGGGAAGCTGCAAGAGAGTCTATGGTTCTGTTGAAAAATGAAAATAGCATTTTACCTATAAAAAGAGAAGGTACTATAGCGTTGATTGGAGCTTTTGCAAAGGAGCCAAGGTATCAGGGTAGTGGCAGCTCTCATGTCAGACCGATTATGCTCGAAAGTGCATATGACGGAATAATAAAGTCAGTGGGGCAAAAGGCCGAAATAAACTACTCACAGGGATATGAATCAGAAAATGACGTTGTAGATGAAAAGTTGATAAACGAGGCAAAGGAAGTTGCTATAAAATCAGATGTAGCCGTTGTATTTGTAGGATTGACTGAAGAATATGAATCAGAGGGATATGACAGGACACATTTGAGAATACCTGAAAATCATATTAAACTTATTGAGGCAGTTGCAGAAGTGCAAAGCAAGACAATTGTAGTACTAAGTAATGGTTCACCAATAGAAATGCCGTGGATAAACAAGGTAAAAGCTGTATTGGAAACTTACCTTAGCGGTCAGGCGACAGGTGATGCTGTAGCGGATGTGCTATTCGGTGATTTCAGCCCTTGTGGAAAATTAGCTGAAACTTTTCCTGTGGAGCTTAGTCATAATCCTTCATATCTAAATTTTCCGGGAGAGGGAGATCGGGTTGAATACAGGGAAGGGCTATTTGTAGGATACAGGTATTATGACGCAAAAAATATAAAACCTCTATTTCCGTTTGGCTTTGGACTTAGCTATACAAATTTCGAGTACACCGATATAAAGTTGAGTAAAAATGAGATTTTCGATACTGATGTACTAAATGTAAGTGTAAGGGTTAAGAATACCGGAAAAGTACGTGGGAAAGAAATCGTTCAGCTATATGTAAGAGATGTTGAAAAAAGTGTTGTAAGACCTGACAAGGAGCTAAAAGGTTTTGAGAAGGTTGAACTTGATGCAGGTGAAGAGAAGACAGTAACTTTTGCTCTGAACAAAAGAGCGTTTGCCTATTATAATACTGAAATCAAGGATTGGTATGTAGAAACGGGAGATTTTGAGATACTTATTGGAAAGTCCTCACAGGAAATTGTACTAAAAGGTCTTGTCAGGGTTAATTCTACAATAAAGATAAATAGGAAATATGATATAAATTCAACAGTTGGAGATATAATTGGGGATCCTGACGGATTAATTAAAGCAAATGGAGTTATGTATGAATATTTGAAAAAGTTCGGAATGGAAAAAGGGTTGAAAGAGACTAAGAAAAGTACTGTAACAGAGATGGTAAAATATACACCTTTAAGAGCATTACCTGGCTTCAGTAGAGGGGAAATAACCAAAGATATGGTGGATGAACTTATAAAAGTGCTGGGGAATAGCTGA
- a CDS encoding ROK family protein has product MGKKHICLDIGGTKVLGAILDEKDNITFKVKKKTKVDKGLEKVEERIIDVVDELIKESGTDKNEIAAIGAGAPGVINEETGEIIYAPNLPWKNYDIKKVMEKRFGIPFYIGNDANMGMLGEWKYGMAVKKENVVGIFVGTGVGGGLIINNKLFTGKRHDAGELGHMSLNTEGPYCNCGQRGCLEAYASKISITREIKVQIERGRKTILKDLLGEDSIIKSKDLKEAIDAKDSLALEVMDRAVYYLAAGTGNLINIFGPDMVVLGGGVLESLGDFIMPRVKDYVKRFTLPEILNGTEIVRSALGDDAIIYGSLAIIKGKKG; this is encoded by the coding sequence ATGGGCAAGAAACATATTTGTCTTGATATTGGCGGTACAAAGGTGCTTGGAGCCATTTTAGACGAAAAGGACAATATAACATTCAAAGTAAAGAAAAAAACAAAGGTAGATAAGGGATTAGAAAAGGTTGAGGAAAGAATAATTGATGTAGTTGATGAGCTTATAAAAGAATCGGGAACAGATAAGAATGAGATAGCGGCAATAGGAGCAGGAGCGCCAGGCGTTATAAATGAAGAAACGGGTGAGATAATATATGCCCCAAACCTTCCGTGGAAAAACTATGATATAAAGAAAGTAATGGAAAAAAGGTTTGGTATTCCCTTTTATATTGGAAATGATGCCAATATGGGAATGCTTGGTGAGTGGAAATACGGAATGGCAGTTAAAAAGGAAAACGTTGTGGGTATATTTGTAGGCACTGGGGTTGGTGGTGGCCTTATAATAAATAATAAACTTTTTACTGGAAAAAGACATGATGCCGGAGAGCTTGGGCATATGAGCTTAAATACAGAAGGACCATATTGTAACTGTGGTCAGAGGGGTTGTCTTGAAGCTTATGCGAGTAAAATTTCGATAACCCGGGAAATTAAGGTGCAGATTGAAAGAGGAAGAAAAACAATACTAAAAGACTTGCTGGGAGAAGATTCTATAATCAAAAGTAAAGATTTAAAAGAAGCTATAGATGCAAAAGACAGTCTTGCATTGGAAGTTATGGATAGGGCTGTTTACTATCTTGCAGCAGGTACAGGTAATCTGATAAATATTTTTGGCCCTGATATGGTAGTGCTTGGAGGCGGGGTTTTGGAATCTCTTGGTGATTTTATAATGCCTAGAGTAAAGGACTATGTAAAAAGATTTACATTGCCTGAGATCCTCAATGGTACGGAAATTGTCCGGAGTGCACTTGGAGATGATGCCATTATTTACGGTTCTTTAGCCATTATTAAAGGGAAAAAAGGGTAG
- the nadD gene encoding nicotinate-nucleotide adenylyltransferase yields MEDNAKKIGISGGTFNPIHYGHLIVAEMVRDRFGLEKVLFIPSGMPPHKNLSNVASAEHRFNMVQQAVKDNPYFVESRIEVERGGYTYTIDTLKNLSEIYGKSARLYYIIGADVLNDLLTWRNYQDVFNICEFIAVLRPGNDSEGFNKQMEYLRDTFSARIHFIDTPLIEISSTEIRNRIKGGRSIKYLVPDTVEAYIKENKLYID; encoded by the coding sequence GTGGAGGACAATGCAAAAAAGATAGGCATTTCAGGAGGTACTTTCAATCCTATACACTATGGTCATTTGATTGTTGCTGAGATGGTGAGAGATAGGTTTGGACTTGAAAAGGTGCTTTTTATTCCTTCCGGCATGCCGCCGCATAAGAATTTGAGTAATGTTGCCAGTGCGGAACACAGGTTTAATATGGTTCAGCAGGCTGTAAAGGATAACCCTTATTTTGTTGAGTCCAGGATTGAGGTTGAACGTGGGGGCTATACTTATACCATCGATACTCTGAAAAATTTAAGTGAAATCTATGGAAAGAGTGCAAGGTTATATTATATAATTGGAGCAGATGTATTGAATGATTTGCTTACATGGAGAAACTATCAGGACGTGTTTAATATATGTGAGTTCATTGCTGTTTTGAGGCCTGGAAACGATTCTGAAGGCTTTAACAAGCAAATGGAATACCTTAGAGATACTTTCTCGGCCAGAATTCATTTTATAGATACTCCTCTTATAGAGATATCTTCTACTGAAATCCGAAACAGGATAAAAGGAGGAAGGTCAATAAAATACCTTGTTCCTGACACCGTAGAAGCTTATATTAAAGAAAATAAGTTATATATTGATTAG
- the yqeK gene encoding bis(5'-nucleosyl)-tetraphosphatase (symmetrical) YqeK: protein MTIDEIRDKLQKVLSPKRFKHSLGVMETAVKLASKFGVDVKKAELAGILHDCAREIKKEEVLRLCKEHNIEVDDICALEPKLLHGPVGAVVARAEYGVEDEEILGAINCHTTGRKNMNTLDKIIFLADYIEPGRDFPGVEKVREVVFADLDQGMVISLRSIIKHLVKKRELIQIDTIDTWNYVMKNIE from the coding sequence ATGACAATAGATGAAATTAGAGACAAGCTTCAGAAGGTTTTATCACCTAAAAGGTTTAAACATTCATTGGGTGTTATGGAGACAGCCGTTAAACTAGCATCAAAATTTGGAGTTGATGTGAAAAAGGCAGAGTTGGCAGGTATCCTTCATGATTGTGCCAGGGAAATAAAAAAGGAAGAAGTTTTAAGACTGTGTAAGGAGCATAATATTGAGGTAGATGATATATGTGCTTTGGAGCCTAAGTTGCTCCATGGACCTGTTGGTGCAGTAGTAGCAAGGGCGGAGTATGGAGTAGAGGATGAGGAAATTCTTGGAGCTATCAACTGCCATACTACAGGCCGCAAGAATATGAACACTTTAGATAAAATAATTTTTCTGGCAGATTATATTGAGCCTGGAAGGGATTTCCCTGGTGTTGAAAAAGTTAGGGAGGTTGTTTTTGCTGACCTTGACCAGGGAATGGTTATTTCTCTGAGGAGTATTATAAAACATCTGGTTAAAAAAAGAGAACTTATTCAGATAGATACAATAGACACATGGAATTACGTTATGAAGAATATAGAATAA
- a CDS encoding LytR C-terminal domain-containing protein translates to MVAKGKGLGKVRVKSVKRIILSAGVLIAAVIAALVIFNNVFSSKSKEVSVEPVPTPTASEKNVDSKADIKEENFKIANVETTDSSDKEAMKAVGEAIIKNKDISVKVINYTRISGLAEKVRVALELNGFVVSAGNDNSLKSISSVVIEKKENVSGEWIKNLLDIKKVRKELDPQSRFDILVILGDDYKS, encoded by the coding sequence ATGGTAGCTAAGGGAAAAGGACTTGGAAAGGTTAGAGTAAAAAGCGTTAAGCGGATTATATTGTCTGCAGGTGTGCTAATTGCAGCTGTAATAGCAGCATTAGTCATATTTAATAATGTCTTTTCAAGTAAGTCCAAGGAAGTTAGTGTAGAGCCTGTTCCTACACCTACCGCTTCGGAAAAGAATGTTGATAGCAAAGCCGACATAAAAGAGGAAAATTTTAAGATAGCAAATGTTGAGACGACAGATTCTTCCGATAAGGAAGCAATGAAAGCAGTTGGCGAGGCAATAATAAAAAATAAAGATATAAGTGTAAAGGTTATAAATTACACTAGAATATCAGGACTTGCAGAAAAGGTAAGAGTAGCACTTGAATTAAACGGATTTGTTGTAAGCGCTGGAAATGATAACTCTCTAAAAAGTATAAGTTCGGTTGTAATAGAGAAAAAAGAAAATGTTTCAGGGGAATGGATTAAGAATTTGCTGGACATTAAAAAGGTCAGGAAGGAACTTGATCCTCAGTCAAGGTTTGATATTTTAGTAATATTAGGTGATGATTATAAATCTTAA
- the rsfS gene encoding ribosome silencing factor has protein sequence MDLKSKDNFERVELVDSNIIAQKIAEILTDKKAKDVRSIDISEVTVIADYFVICSGTSTTHIKALADEVEQKMKEQNVEILRKEGYNSARWILLDFNFVVVHIFHEEDRAFYNLERLWSDGVMRR, from the coding sequence ATGGATTTAAAGTCTAAAGATAATTTTGAAAGGGTGGAGTTAGTGGATTCAAATATAATAGCACAAAAGATTGCCGAGATTTTGACAGATAAAAAGGCAAAGGATGTAAGAAGTATAGACATAAGCGAGGTTACAGTTATTGCAGATTATTTTGTAATTTGCAGCGGTACTTCAACAACGCATATTAAGGCTCTTGCTGATGAAGTAGAGCAAAAAATGAAGGAACAGAATGTCGAAATTCTTAGAAAAGAAGGATATAACAGTGCAAGGTGGATTCTGCTTGACTTTAATTTCGTAGTTGTTCATATTTTCCATGAAGAGGATAGAGCGTTCTATAATCTTGAAAGATTGTGGTCTGACGGCGTTATGCGTAGATAG